The Cronobacter sakazakii genome has a window encoding:
- a CDS encoding flavodoxin — protein MASVGIFVGTMYGNSLLVAEEAQAILKNQGHNATVYEDPDITDWERYSDGYALIVTSTTGQGDLPDSIVPLYQAIKDQHGHQPTRRYGLIALGDSSYSHFCGGGKKFDALLQEHAAQRVGEVLYIDAAEYPEPETLSSPWVEQWSALLK, from the coding sequence ATGGCAAGCGTAGGGATTTTTGTCGGCACCATGTACGGGAATTCACTGCTGGTGGCGGAAGAAGCACAGGCGATCCTGAAAAATCAGGGACATAACGCAACGGTATATGAAGATCCTGATATCACCGACTGGGAGCGTTATAGCGATGGGTACGCGCTCATTGTCACTTCCACGACCGGTCAGGGCGATCTGCCGGACAGCATCGTGCCGCTCTATCAGGCTATCAAAGATCAGCATGGTCATCAGCCGACGCGGCGTTACGGCCTGATTGCGCTCGGCGACAGCAGCTACAGCCATTTTTGCGGCGGCGGCAAGAAATTTGACGCGCTGTTGCAGGAGCATGCGGCGCAGCGCGTCGGCGAGGTGTTATACATTGACGCCGCGGAATATCCGGAGCCGGAAACGCTCTCCAGCCCCTGGGTCGAGCAGTGGAGCGCGCTGCTTAAGTAA
- a CDS encoding YqcC family protein produces the protein MERHQRVRQQLQRVEQVLRHHQQWQSAAPHSSAFESTQPFCMDTLEPYEWLQWVLIPRLHALLDAGAPLPQTFAVAPYYEVALEASHPARDAVLVTLVELDALFAGDDA, from the coding sequence ATGGAACGCCATCAACGGGTTCGCCAGCAGTTGCAGCGCGTCGAGCAGGTGTTGCGTCATCATCAGCAGTGGCAAAGCGCCGCGCCGCATTCCTCCGCGTTTGAAAGCACGCAGCCTTTTTGCATGGACACGCTTGAGCCTTACGAATGGCTGCAATGGGTGTTGATCCCACGCCTACACGCGCTGCTGGACGCCGGCGCGCCGCTGCCGCAGACGTTTGCCGTTGCCCCTTATTATGAAGTTGCGCTTGAAGCGAGCCATCCGGCGCGCGACGCTGTACTGGTGACGCTGGTTGAGCTGGACGCGCTGTTCGCCGGTGACGACGCGTGA
- the queF gene encoding NADPH-dependent 7-cyano-7-deazaguanine reductase QueF (Catalyzes the NADPH-dependent reduction of 7-cyano-7-deazaguanine (preQ0) to 7-aminomethyl-7-deazaguanine (preQ1) in queuosine biosynthesis) — MTSYENHQALHGLTLGKSTDYRDVYDASLLQPVPRSLNRDPLGLRADALPFHGADIWTMYELSWLNRNGLPQVAIGQVEINATSVNLVESKSFKLYLNSFNQTQFESLDAVRETLERDLRACAQGDVSVTLRRLEDVEGEPVARLSGDCIDNQDINITDYEFDAALLSGAAGEETVDETLVSHLLKSNCLITHQPDWGSVQIHYRGPKICREKLLRYLVSFRHHNEFHEQCVERIFNDITRFCQPEQLSVYARYTRRGGLDINPWRSNGDFTPATGRLARQ; from the coding sequence ATGACTTCTTATGAAAATCATCAGGCGCTTCACGGCCTGACGCTCGGCAAATCCACTGATTATCGCGACGTTTACGACGCCTCGCTGCTCCAGCCAGTTCCGCGCAGTTTAAACCGCGATCCGCTGGGCCTGCGCGCCGATGCCCTGCCCTTCCACGGCGCGGATATCTGGACGATGTATGAGCTATCCTGGCTTAACCGCAACGGCCTGCCGCAGGTGGCGATAGGTCAGGTTGAGATTAACGCCACCAGCGTCAACCTGGTGGAATCGAAAAGCTTTAAGCTCTATCTCAACAGCTTTAACCAGACGCAGTTTGAAAGCCTGGACGCGGTACGCGAGACGCTGGAGCGCGATTTACGCGCCTGCGCGCAGGGCGATGTCTCCGTCACGCTTCGCCGCCTTGAGGATGTGGAAGGCGAGCCGGTCGCGCGTCTTAGCGGCGACTGCATCGATAATCAGGATATTAACATCACCGATTATGAATTCGACGCCGCGCTGCTTTCCGGAGCAGCAGGTGAAGAGACGGTGGATGAGACGCTGGTGAGCCACCTGCTCAAATCCAACTGTCTTATCACGCACCAGCCGGACTGGGGCTCCGTACAAATTCACTATCGCGGGCCGAAAATCTGCCGGGAAAAACTGCTGCGCTATCTGGTCTCTTTCCGCCATCACAACGAATTTCACGAGCAGTGCGTCGAGCGCATCTTTAACGACATCACGCGATTCTGCCAGCCGGAACAGCTCAGTGTGTATGCGCGCTACACCCGCCGCGGCGGTCTGGATATCAACCCATGGCGCAGCAACGGCGACTTTACGCCAGCCACCGGCCGTCTGGCGCGTCAGTAA
- the rlmM gene encoding 23S rRNA (cytidine(2498)-2'-O)-methyltransferase RlmM, with product MNKVILYCRQGFEKECAAEITDKAAQQGVFGFARVKENSAYVIFECYQPEEADKLARELPFSSLIFARQMFVAGELLQDLPPEDRVTPVIGMLQGVVEKGGELRVEVADTNESKELMKFCRKFTVPLRTALRDAKILANFETPKRPVVHVFFIAPGCCYTGYSYTNNNSPFYMGIPRLKFPADAPSRSTLKLEEAFHVFIPADEWDERLANGMYAVDLGACPGGWTYQLVKRNMWVASVDNGPMAQSLMDTGQVTWLREDGFKYRPTRTNITWMVCDMVEKPAKVAALMAQWLVNGWCRETIFNLKLPMKKRYEEVSQNIASIQAQLDEHGINAQIQARQLYHDREEVTVHVRRWWAAVGGRRDER from the coding sequence ATGAATAAGGTCATTTTGTACTGCCGTCAGGGTTTTGAGAAAGAGTGCGCGGCAGAGATAACCGACAAAGCCGCGCAGCAGGGCGTGTTTGGTTTCGCCCGCGTCAAAGAAAACAGCGCCTATGTGATTTTCGAATGTTATCAGCCGGAAGAGGCCGATAAGCTCGCGCGCGAGCTGCCATTCAGCTCGCTGATTTTTGCCCGCCAGATGTTTGTGGCAGGCGAGCTGTTGCAGGATCTGCCCCCGGAAGATCGCGTCACGCCGGTCATCGGAATGTTGCAGGGCGTGGTAGAGAAGGGCGGTGAGCTGCGTGTTGAAGTGGCGGACACCAACGAAAGCAAAGAGCTGATGAAGTTCTGCCGCAAATTCACCGTGCCGCTGCGTACTGCGCTTCGCGACGCGAAGATTCTGGCAAATTTCGAAACGCCAAAGCGCCCGGTGGTGCATGTCTTTTTCATCGCGCCGGGCTGCTGCTACACCGGATATTCGTATACCAATAATAACTCGCCGTTTTATATGGGCATTCCGCGCCTCAAATTCCCGGCAGACGCGCCAAGCCGTTCAACGCTGAAGCTGGAAGAGGCGTTTCATGTGTTTATCCCGGCGGATGAGTGGGATGAGCGTCTGGCAAACGGCATGTACGCAGTGGATCTGGGCGCCTGCCCTGGCGGCTGGACCTATCAGCTGGTGAAACGAAACATGTGGGTCGCGTCCGTGGATAACGGCCCGATGGCGCAGAGCCTGATGGATACCGGGCAGGTGACGTGGCTGCGTGAAGACGGCTTTAAATATCGCCCGACCCGCACCAACATTACCTGGATGGTGTGCGACATGGTGGAAAAACCGGCCAAAGTCGCGGCGCTGATGGCGCAGTGGCTGGTGAACGGCTGGTGCCGCGAAACCATTTTCAACCTCAAGCTGCCGATGAAAAAGCGCTATGAAGAGGTGTCGCAGAATATCGCCTCGATTCAGGCGCAGCTGGATGAACACGGTATTAACGCGCAGATCCAGGCGCGTCAGCTTTATCACGACCGTGAAGAAGTGACCGTTCACGTGCGCCGCTGGTGGGCTGCCGTCGGCGGGCGTCGCGACGAGCGATAA
- a CDS encoding YgdI/YgdR family lipoprotein: MNKLAAVVSACMMTFALSACSGPNYVMHTNDGRSIVTDGKPKTDDDTGMIKYKDANGNQQQINRTDVKEMVALEK, from the coding sequence ATGAATAAACTTGCCGCTGTAGTATCAGCATGCATGATGACTTTTGCTCTGAGCGCTTGTTCCGGTCCTAACTACGTAATGCATACCAATGATGGCCGTTCTATCGTGACCGACGGGAAACCGAAAACCGATGACGATACCGGTATGATCAAATATAAAGACGCCAACGGTAATCAGCAGCAGATCAACCGTACTGACGTGAAAGAGATGGTTGCGCTGGAGAAATAA
- a CDS encoding HAAAP family serine/threonine permease, with protein sequence METTQTVNVATAAKSSAWRKTDTMWMLGLYGTAIGAGVLFLPINAGVGGLIPLIIMAILAFPMTFFAHRALTRFVLSGKNPGEDITEVVEEHFGVGAGKVITLLYFFAIYPILLMYSVAITNTVDSFITHQLGLASPPRAILSLILIVGMMTIVRFGEQMIVKAMSVLVFPFVAVLMLMACFLIPNWSGAALETLSFSHASTGNGLLMTLWLAIPVMVFSFNHSPIISAFAVAKREEYGAEAEKKCSRILAYAHIMMVVTVMFFVFSCVLSLSPENLAEAKAQNITILSYLANHFNVPVIAWVGPVIAIIAITKSFLGHYLGAREGFNGMVIKSLRSRGKTIEVNKLNRITALFMLITTWIVATLNPSILGMIETLGGPIIAMILFLMPMYAIARVPAMRKYSGHISNVFVTIMGLIAISAIFYSLFS encoded by the coding sequence ATGGAAACGACTCAAACCGTCAATGTTGCTACAGCAGCCAAAAGCAGCGCGTGGCGAAAAACTGATACCATGTGGATGCTTGGCCTGTACGGCACCGCGATTGGCGCAGGGGTGCTTTTCCTGCCGATCAACGCCGGTGTTGGTGGCCTGATTCCCCTGATTATCATGGCAATTCTTGCATTCCCGATGACCTTCTTCGCACACCGCGCGCTGACCCGCTTCGTGCTGTCCGGTAAAAACCCGGGTGAAGACATCACCGAAGTGGTCGAAGAACATTTCGGCGTTGGTGCAGGTAAAGTCATCACTCTGCTCTATTTCTTCGCGATTTACCCTATCCTGCTGATGTACAGCGTAGCGATCACTAACACGGTTGATAGCTTCATTACGCACCAGCTGGGGCTGGCGTCTCCGCCGCGCGCGATCCTTTCTCTGATTCTGATTGTCGGCATGATGACTATCGTGCGTTTCGGCGAGCAGATGATTGTGAAAGCGATGAGCGTACTGGTGTTCCCGTTCGTTGCTGTCCTGATGCTGATGGCCTGCTTCCTGATCCCGAACTGGAGTGGTGCAGCGCTGGAAACTCTTTCTTTCAGCCATGCTTCCACCGGTAATGGCCTGCTGATGACCCTGTGGCTGGCTATACCGGTCATGGTGTTCTCCTTTAACCACTCGCCGATCATCTCCGCTTTCGCCGTGGCGAAACGTGAAGAGTACGGCGCTGAAGCGGAGAAAAAATGCTCCCGCATTCTGGCATACGCGCACATCATGATGGTCGTTACCGTGATGTTCTTCGTATTCAGCTGCGTACTGAGCCTCTCCCCGGAAAACCTGGCGGAAGCGAAAGCACAGAACATCACCATCCTGTCTTACCTGGCTAACCACTTCAATGTGCCGGTTATCGCCTGGGTAGGTCCGGTTATCGCAATCATCGCCATCACCAAATCGTTCCTCGGCCACTATCTGGGCGCACGTGAAGGCTTCAACGGCATGGTGATTAAATCGCTGCGCAGCCGTGGCAAAACCATCGAAGTAAACAAACTGAACCGCATCACCGCGCTGTTCATGCTGATCACCACCTGGATCGTAGCGACCCTGAACCCGAGCATTCTCGGCATGATCGAAACGCTGGGCGGCCCGATTATCGCGATGATCCTGTTCCTGATGCCGATGTACGCCATTGCAAGAGTCCCGGCGATGCGCAAATACAGCGGCCACATCAGCAACGTATTTGTGACCATCATGGGTCTTATCGCCATCTCCGCGATTTTCTACTCACTCTTCAGCTAA
- the syd gene encoding SecY-interacting protein, whose protein sequence is MQNEVQQALAAFSARYCEAWRQQRGSLPVSEEYIGISSPCIVSTHPDAVEWEPQPFTPEESLGAVEKALDIVIQPDAHAFYASQYAGDMTAQYDDVALTLLQAWSQDDFRRVQENLIGHLVTQKRLKLSPTIFIATLDSELDVISLCNLTGEVVQETLGTRKRRVLAPSLSTFLSQLTPFV, encoded by the coding sequence GTGCAAAACGAAGTCCAACAGGCGCTGGCGGCATTCAGCGCGCGCTACTGCGAAGCGTGGCGGCAACAGCGGGGCAGCCTGCCCGTCAGTGAAGAATATATCGGTATTTCCTCCCCGTGCATTGTATCCACCCACCCGGACGCGGTAGAGTGGGAACCTCAGCCGTTTACGCCTGAAGAATCGCTCGGCGCGGTTGAGAAGGCGCTCGACATTGTGATTCAGCCGGACGCCCATGCCTTTTACGCAAGCCAGTACGCTGGCGATATGACCGCGCAGTATGATGACGTAGCATTAACGCTGTTACAGGCCTGGAGCCAGGACGATTTCCGCCGTGTGCAGGAAAACCTGATAGGCCACCTGGTAACGCAAAAACGCCTGAAGCTGTCGCCGACCATTTTTATTGCTACGCTTGATAGCGAGCTGGATGTGATTTCGCTGTGTAACCTGACCGGTGAAGTCGTCCAGGAGACGCTCGGCACCCGCAAGCGCCGCGTGTTGGCACCGTCGCTCAGCACATTTCTGAGCCAGCTTACCCCCTTCGTGTAA
- the gcvA gene encoding glycine cleavage system transcriptional regulator GcvA: MSKRLPPLNALRVFDAAARHLSFTKAAEELFVTQAAVSHQIKSLEDFLGLKLFRRRNRSLLLTEEGQSYFQDIKEIFSQLTEATRKLQARSAKGALTVSLLPSFAIHWLVPRLSSFNSSWPGIDVRIQAVDRQEDKLADDVDVAIFYGRGNWPGLRVEKLYAEYLLPVCSPLLLTGDKPLKAPEDLARHTLLHDASRRDWQTYTRQLGLNHINVQQGPIFSHSAMVLQAAIHGQGVALANNVMAQSEIEAGRLVCPFNDVLVSKNAFYLVCHDSQAELGKIAAFRQWILAKAASEQEKFRFRYEQ; this comes from the coding sequence ATGTCCAAGCGATTACCGCCGTTAAACGCATTACGTGTTTTTGATGCCGCCGCACGCCATTTAAGCTTCACCAAAGCCGCCGAAGAGCTGTTTGTCACCCAGGCTGCCGTCAGCCATCAGATAAAATCACTGGAAGATTTCCTGGGGCTTAAGTTATTCCGCCGACGCAACCGTTCTCTTCTGTTAACGGAAGAGGGGCAGAGCTATTTCCAGGATATCAAAGAGATTTTCTCACAGCTGACGGAAGCGACGCGCAAACTCCAGGCGCGCAGCGCAAAAGGCGCGTTGACGGTAAGCCTGCTGCCGAGTTTCGCGATCCACTGGCTGGTGCCGCGGCTCTCCAGTTTTAACAGCAGCTGGCCTGGGATCGACGTGCGTATTCAGGCGGTGGACCGGCAGGAAGATAAGCTTGCCGATGACGTAGACGTGGCGATTTTTTATGGGCGAGGCAACTGGCCGGGTCTGCGCGTAGAAAAACTCTACGCCGAGTATCTGCTGCCGGTCTGTTCGCCGCTGCTGCTCACGGGCGACAAGCCGTTAAAAGCGCCGGAGGATTTAGCCCGCCACACGCTTTTGCATGACGCTTCGCGCCGCGACTGGCAAACTTATACGCGCCAGCTTGGTCTCAATCATATTAATGTCCAGCAGGGGCCCATTTTCAGCCACAGCGCGATGGTGCTGCAGGCGGCCATTCACGGCCAGGGCGTGGCGCTCGCCAACAATGTGATGGCGCAGTCGGAGATCGAAGCGGGCCGCCTGGTCTGCCCGTTCAACGATGTCCTGGTCAGTAAAAACGCTTTTTACCTCGTTTGTCATGACAGCCAGGCAGAACTGGGTAAAATAGCGGCCTTTCGACAATGGATACTGGCGAAGGCGGCGAGTGAACAAGAAAAATTCCGTTTTCGCTATGAACAATAA
- a CDS encoding L-serine ammonia-lyase produces MISVFDIFKIGIGPSSSHTVGPMKAGKQFTDDLVAQNLLYKTTKVVVDVYGSLSLTGKGHHTDIAIIMGLAGNLPDTVDIDAIPGFIQDVNTHSRLMLANGAHEVAFPVDQCMNFHANNLPLHENGMRITALAGDDVVYSQTYYSIGGGFIVDEAHFGQTQSSAIDVPYPYNTAADLQRHCRETGLSLSGLMMKNELALHSKEELEAHFSQVWDVMRAGIERGTTTEGVLPGKLRVPRRAAALRRMLVSHDKNDADPMNVVDWINMFALAVNEENAAGGRVVTAPTNGACGIVPAVLAYYDKFIREVNANSLARYLLVASAIGSLYKMNASISGAEVGCQGEVGVACSMAAAGLAELLGGSPAQVCIAAEIAMEHNLGLTCDPVAGQVQVPCIERNAIASVKAVNAARMALRRTSEPRVCLDKVIETMFETGKDMNARYRETSRGGLAVKVVACD; encoded by the coding sequence ATGATCAGCGTTTTTGATATTTTCAAAATCGGTATTGGTCCTTCCAGCTCCCATACCGTAGGGCCAATGAAAGCGGGCAAACAGTTCACCGACGACCTTGTCGCGCAGAACCTGCTGTATAAGACGACGAAAGTGGTGGTGGATGTGTACGGCTCCCTGTCGCTGACCGGCAAAGGCCACCATACCGATATCGCCATTATTATGGGCCTCGCGGGCAACCTGCCGGACACCGTAGACATCGACGCCATTCCCGGTTTCATTCAGGACGTGAATACCCACAGCCGTCTGATGCTGGCGAACGGCGCGCACGAAGTGGCGTTCCCGGTAGATCAGTGCATGAATTTTCATGCCAATAACCTGCCGCTGCATGAAAACGGCATGCGTATTACCGCGCTTGCGGGCGACGATGTTGTCTACAGCCAGACCTATTACTCGATTGGCGGCGGCTTTATTGTTGACGAAGCACACTTCGGCCAGACGCAATCGTCCGCAATCGATGTACCGTATCCGTATAACACTGCCGCGGATCTTCAGCGCCACTGCCGTGAAACCGGCCTGTCACTCTCCGGCCTGATGATGAAAAACGAGCTGGCGCTGCACAGTAAAGAAGAACTCGAAGCCCATTTCTCGCAGGTGTGGGACGTAATGCGCGCAGGCATTGAGCGCGGCACCACCACCGAAGGCGTTCTGCCCGGCAAACTGCGCGTCCCGCGTCGCGCCGCCGCGCTGCGTCGTATGCTTGTCAGCCACGACAAGAACGACGCCGATCCGATGAACGTCGTGGACTGGATCAACATGTTCGCGCTGGCAGTCAATGAAGAGAACGCCGCAGGCGGTCGCGTGGTCACCGCCCCGACCAACGGCGCGTGCGGTATCGTGCCGGCGGTACTGGCGTACTACGACAAATTTATCCGTGAAGTAAACGCTAACTCACTGGCGCGCTACCTACTGGTGGCGAGCGCGATTGGCTCACTCTATAAGATGAATGCGTCTATCTCGGGTGCCGAAGTTGGCTGTCAGGGCGAAGTGGGCGTCGCCTGTTCGATGGCGGCGGCAGGTCTTGCGGAACTGCTCGGCGGCAGCCCGGCGCAGGTCTGCATCGCGGCGGAAATTGCCATGGAGCACAACCTGGGGCTGACCTGCGACCCGGTGGCAGGGCAGGTACAGGTGCCGTGCATTGAGCGTAACGCCATCGCCTCGGTGAAGGCGGTCAATGCCGCGCGCATGGCGCTGCGCCGCACCAGCGAGCCGCGCGTCTGCCTCGATAAAGTCATCGAAACCATGTTCGAGACCGGCAAGGATATGAACGCCCGCTATCGTGAAACCTCACGCGGCGGACTGGCAGTTAAAGTGGTCGCCTGCGATTAA
- the truC gene encoding tRNA pseudouridine(65) synthase TruC, with the protein MSLEILYQDEWLVAVNKPSGWLVHRSWLDRDEKVVVMQTVRDQIGQHVFTAHRLDRPTSGVLLMGLSSEAGRRLAQQFEQHQIQKRYHAIVRGWLTDSAVLDYPLVEELDKIADKFSRQDKEPQPAVTHYRGLATTSQPVAVGRYDSVRYSLVEMLPQTGRKHQLRRHMAHLRHPIIGDSKHGDLRQNRAAAEHFGCNRLMLHASELTLTHPFTGAPLTIRAGLDDVWRLALAHFGWQTHLPAADGVEFPAANPHDEDSLHSKGE; encoded by the coding sequence GTGAGCCTCGAAATCCTTTATCAGGATGAATGGCTGGTGGCGGTCAATAAGCCGTCCGGCTGGCTGGTCCACCGCAGCTGGCTCGATCGCGATGAAAAAGTCGTCGTCATGCAGACGGTTCGCGATCAGATAGGCCAGCACGTTTTTACCGCTCACCGTCTCGACAGGCCCACATCCGGCGTGCTGCTGATGGGGCTTTCCAGCGAGGCGGGAAGGCGGTTAGCGCAGCAGTTTGAACAGCATCAGATCCAGAAACGCTACCACGCTATCGTGCGCGGCTGGCTCACCGACAGCGCCGTGCTGGATTATCCGCTGGTGGAAGAGCTTGATAAAATCGCCGATAAATTCTCACGGCAGGATAAAGAACCGCAGCCAGCCGTAACGCACTATCGCGGCCTTGCGACCACCTCGCAGCCGGTCGCCGTCGGGCGTTATGATTCAGTGCGCTACAGCTTGGTGGAGATGCTGCCGCAGACCGGCCGTAAACATCAGCTGCGCCGCCATATGGCGCATCTGCGCCACCCGATTATCGGTGACTCAAAGCATGGCGATCTGCGCCAGAACCGCGCGGCGGCCGAGCACTTCGGCTGTAACCGCTTGATGCTTCACGCCAGCGAGCTGACGCTGACGCACCCGTTTACCGGCGCGCCGCTCACCATCCGCGCAGGTCTGGATGATGTCTGGCGTCTGGCGCTGGCGCATTTTGGCTGGCAGACGCATCTCCCCGCTGCCGATGGGGTTGAGTTTCCCGCTGCGAACCCTCACGATGAAGACAGTCTGCATTCAAAAGGAGAGTAA
- a CDS encoding DUF423 domain-containing protein: MTSRFMLIFASISGFVFVALGAFGAHVLRKTLGVAEMGWIQTGLEYQAFHTLAILGLAVAMQRRISIWFYWSSVFLALGTVLFSGSLYCLALSHLHLWAFVTPVGGVSFLAGWILMLIGAVRLKRKGSVHE; the protein is encoded by the coding sequence ATGACCAGCCGTTTTATGCTGATTTTCGCCTCAATCAGTGGCTTTGTTTTTGTGGCGCTGGGTGCCTTCGGCGCGCACGTCTTACGTAAAACGCTCGGCGTTGCGGAGATGGGCTGGATCCAGACCGGACTTGAATATCAGGCGTTTCATACGCTCGCGATTTTAGGGCTGGCGGTCGCGATGCAGCGTCGCATCAGCATCTGGTTTTACTGGAGCAGCGTTTTCCTGGCGCTCGGCACGGTACTTTTTAGCGGCAGCTTATATTGTCTGGCGCTCTCTCATCTGCATTTATGGGCCTTCGTTACGCCGGTCGGCGGCGTAAGTTTTCTGGCCGGTTGGATATTAATGTTAATTGGCGCGGTGCGTCTGAAGCGTAAAGGTTCGGTTCATGAATAA
- the xni gene encoding flap endonuclease Xni, which yields MPVHLLIVDALNLIRRIHAVQGTPCVDTCLHALEQLIGNSQPTHAVAVFDDEARAQGWRHQLLPDYKAGRPPMPDDLHQEMPTLRDAFTRRGVPCWHVEGNEADDLAATLAVKVAAAGHEATIVSTDKGYCQLLRPEIRIRDYFQKRWLDAPFIESEFGVSPGQLADFWGLAGISSSKIPGVAGIGPKSATQLINDFGTLEALYERLDDVPEKWRKKLEAHRESAFVCRAVATLKTDLQLDGNLQQLRLHG from the coding sequence ATGCCCGTTCATTTGCTGATTGTCGATGCGCTAAACCTGATCCGCCGGATACATGCGGTGCAGGGCACGCCGTGCGTGGATACCTGTCTGCACGCGCTGGAGCAACTGATTGGTAACAGTCAGCCGACACACGCCGTCGCGGTGTTTGACGATGAAGCCCGCGCGCAGGGCTGGCGTCACCAGCTTCTGCCCGATTACAAAGCCGGACGCCCGCCAATGCCGGACGATTTGCATCAGGAGATGCCCACGCTTCGCGACGCTTTTACCCGCCGCGGCGTGCCCTGCTGGCATGTGGAAGGCAACGAGGCCGACGATCTCGCCGCGACGCTCGCAGTGAAAGTGGCGGCAGCGGGCCATGAGGCGACTATCGTGTCGACCGATAAAGGCTATTGCCAGCTCTTACGTCCGGAAATTCGCATCCGCGACTATTTCCAGAAACGCTGGCTGGACGCGCCGTTTATCGAGAGTGAATTTGGCGTGTCACCAGGCCAGCTGGCAGATTTCTGGGGGCTTGCGGGGATCAGTAGCTCGAAAATACCGGGGGTTGCGGGGATTGGCCCGAAAAGCGCCACGCAGTTGATTAACGATTTCGGCACGCTCGAAGCGCTCTACGAGCGGCTCGACGACGTGCCGGAGAAGTGGCGTAAAAAGCTCGAAGCGCACCGTGAGAGCGCCTTTGTTTGCCGCGCGGTGGCGACGCTGAAAACGGATCTACAGCTCGACGGGAATTTGCAGCAGCTGCGGTTGCATGGATGA
- the ppnN gene encoding nucleotide 5'-monophosphate nucleosidase PpnN, protein MITHISPLGSMDLLSQLEVDMLKRTASSDLYQLFRNCSLAVLNSGSQTDNSKALLSRFENFDINVLRRERGVKLELINPPEEAFVDGQIIRSLQANLFAVLRDILFVNGQIHNAGRFQHLNLTDSIHITNLVFSILRNAKALHVGEAPNMVVCWGGHSINETEYLYARRVGNQLGLRELNICTGCGPGAMEAPMKGAAVGHAQQRYKEGRFIGMTEPSIIAAEPPNPLVNELIIMPDIEKRLEAFVRIAHGIIIFPGGVGTAEELLYLLGILMNPHNADQVLPLILTGPKESADYFRVLDDFIVNTLGEKARRHYRVIIDDPAEVAREMKKAMPLVKECRRETGDAYSFNWAIRISPDLQVPFEPTHENMANLKLYPDQPTEILAADLRRAFSGIVAGNVKEVGIRAIEKYGRYKIHGDAQMMKRMDDLLQGFVAQHRMKLPGSAYIPCYEICT, encoded by the coding sequence TTGATTACACATATTAGCCCGCTGGGCTCGATGGATCTGCTGTCGCAGCTGGAAGTGGACATGCTTAAGCGCACCGCCAGCAGCGACCTGTATCAACTGTTTCGCAATTGTTCGCTCGCGGTTCTCAATTCCGGTAGCCAGACCGATAACAGCAAAGCGCTGCTGTCGCGCTTTGAAAATTTCGATATCAATGTGCTGCGCCGCGAACGCGGCGTAAAGCTTGAGCTGATTAACCCGCCGGAAGAGGCCTTCGTCGACGGGCAGATCATTCGCTCGTTGCAGGCCAACCTCTTCGCGGTGCTGCGCGACATTCTGTTCGTCAACGGGCAAATCCATAACGCCGGGCGCTTTCAGCATCTGAATCTGACTGACTCCATTCATATCACCAACCTGGTGTTTTCTATCCTGCGAAACGCGAAAGCGCTGCACGTGGGCGAGGCGCCGAATATGGTGGTCTGCTGGGGCGGCCACTCCATTAACGAAACCGAATATCTCTACGCCCGACGCGTCGGCAACCAGCTGGGGCTGCGCGAGTTGAACATCTGCACCGGCTGCGGGCCGGGCGCGATGGAAGCGCCGATGAAAGGCGCGGCGGTCGGCCATGCCCAGCAGCGTTATAAAGAAGGGCGTTTTATCGGCATGACCGAGCCTTCCATCATCGCCGCCGAGCCGCCTAACCCGCTGGTGAACGAACTTATCATCATGCCGGATATCGAAAAACGCCTCGAAGCGTTCGTGCGTATCGCCCACGGGATCATCATCTTCCCAGGCGGCGTTGGTACGGCGGAAGAGCTGCTTTATCTGCTTGGTATTCTGATGAACCCACACAATGCGGATCAGGTACTGCCATTGATCCTGACCGGCCCGAAAGAGAGCGCCGATTACTTCCGCGTGCTGGACGACTTTATCGTCAACACGCTCGGCGAGAAGGCCCGCCGCCATTATCGCGTCATCATCGACGACCCGGCGGAAGTGGCGCGCGAAATGAAAAAAGCGATGCCGCTGGTGAAAGAGTGCCGCCGCGAAACGGGTGATGCGTACAGCTTTAACTGGGCGATTCGCATTTCGCCGGATCTCCAGGTGCCGTTCGAGCCGACCCACGAAAACATGGCTAACCTGAAGCTCTACCCCGATCAGCCGACGGAAATTCTGGCGGCCGACCTGCGCCGCGCCTTCTCTGGTATCGTCGCGGGTAACGTGAAAGAGGTGGGCATCCGCGCCATTGAGAAGTACGGACGCTATAAAATTCATGGGGATGCGCAGATGATGAAGCGCATGGACGATCTCCTGCAAGGGTTCGTCGCCCAGCACCGCATGAAACTGCCTGGTTCTGCCTATATTCCCTGCTACGAAATCTGTACCTGA